From the Cryptomeria japonica chromosome 2, Sugi_1.0, whole genome shotgun sequence genome, one window contains:
- the LOC131061959 gene encoding uncharacterized protein LOC131061959 produces the protein MTLVGKILGLRPNIDIVRAFDKRKWSLKGQVEITTMSKGALFLAFSCNEDMSQVICDGPWLIGKAPLALQKWVPKMKLNESFFVQAPVWVRLSGLPLEFSMEDVFKGVASSFGELLSMDPITTARRRLTFAMIYVRVTQVSNMPLSIEINSRLGKWNQPLEYESVSFASFHCKKAGHTTRKCPLQVAKEKEKKERTLQWKAKNPTKQPESFEKEKRNEEAQSAIIPDMIEQQIDVNEENPEIPLNDKGKMDQTGKDDREQQDTSQEDQKSDNLEEGEIQVLQNNEEANSNHVTENTSRAGLSSDFEEAHKCLILGGISLLGSQQSVEMVQATIHQSPTTSLLNAKWARGRRC, from the coding sequence ATGACACTGGTTGGAAAAATTTTGGGTCTTAGGCCAAATATTGATATTGTCAGGGCTTTTGATAAACGTAAATGGTCActtaaaggtcaagtggagatcACAACTATGTCAAAAGGGGCGTTGTTTTTAGCCTTTTCATGCAATGAAGATATGTCACAAGTGATTTGTGATGGTCCCTGGCTGATCGGTAAAGCACCGCTAGCTCTACAAAAATGGGTGCCTAAGATGAAACTTAATGAATCATTTTTTGTCCAGGCTCCTGTTTGGGTTAGACTGTCGGGCCTTCCCTTAGAATTCTCTATGGAAGATGTGTTTAAAGGTGTTGCTAGCtcttttggtgaactcctctctatggACCCCATAACTACGGCTAGAAGAAGACTTACTTTTGCAATGATCTATGTCAGAGTTACGCAAGTCTCAAATATGCCTTTATCCATAGAAATCAACTCTAGACTGGGAAAATGGAACCAACCTCTGGAATATGAAAGTGTCTCTTTCGCTTCCTTTCATTGCAAAAAAGCGGGACATACAACAAGGAAATGCCCTCTTCAAGTggccaaagagaaagaaaagaaagaaaggacATTACAATGGAAAGCAAAAAACCCTACTAAGCAACCAGAGAGctttgaaaaagagaaaagaaatgaagAGGCCCAAAGTGCCATTATCCCTGACATGATAGAGCAACAAAtagatgttaatgaggaaaacCCAGAAATACCTTTGAATGATAAAGGTAAAATGGATCAAACAGGTAAAGATGATAGAGAACAACAAGATACCAGTCAGGAGGATCAAAAGAGTGATAACTTGGAAGAAGGAGAGATACAGGTGTTACAGAACAATGAGGAAGCAAATTCAAACCACGTTACAGAAAACACTAGCAGAGCAGGCCTCAGTAGTGACTTTGAAGAAGCCCATAAGTGCTTGATCCTTGGAGGGATCTCGTTGTTAGGATCACAACAATCAGTAGAGATGGTCCAAGCCACCATCCATCAATCACCTACAACCTCATTGCTTAATGCTAAGTGGGCAAGAGGTCGACGATGTTGA